From Zavarzinella sp., one genomic window encodes:
- a CDS encoding DUF1501 domain-containing protein: MLLNSANSMLSIPPDRRSFVRAGILGTCGLSLAELLQFRAQAAPTSPKKHNSVIILWMRGGPSHIDMWDPKPDAPEDYRGEFGVTSTSVPGVQLCDLLPRSAKMMSKWAIIRSLYHKDAGHSAADQICFTGYPPGPNADENVHPSIGSIVSRQLGERDATLPSYVMIPRMVPGTSSAYLGVAHKPFETRADPANPGKFEIPNFSLPAGLTLEHLGDRKYLLGSFDQIQRNMDQSGQWAAQDRYHRQAWEILGSNTARDAFDLDQEPPAVREKYGWLPAFDPKASDRCGCPAWSQRILLARRLVEAGIPLVTVDLRWWDTHVKGFESLKLGFLERWDIAFTALMDDLEARGLLDRTMVLAWGEFGRTPRVNANAGRDHYPNVFSAAIAGGGIKGGNVIGASDAKGAFPKLMPVTPQDVLATVYQHLGIDTHAEYMNNGRPVPVLPYGKPIEALF, from the coding sequence ATGTTGTTGAATTCCGCCAATTCCATGTTGTCTATCCCACCTGACCGTCGCAGTTTTGTCCGTGCAGGCATCCTTGGTACTTGTGGTCTGAGTCTCGCAGAATTGTTGCAGTTTCGGGCACAGGCAGCTCCCACATCGCCCAAAAAGCACAATTCAGTCATCATCCTCTGGATGCGAGGTGGGCCAAGCCACATTGACATGTGGGACCCCAAACCAGACGCACCCGAAGATTATCGCGGTGAGTTTGGTGTTACCAGCACCAGTGTACCCGGGGTCCAATTGTGCGATCTATTGCCCCGATCTGCAAAAATGATGTCGAAGTGGGCCATCATCCGCAGTCTCTACCATAAAGACGCGGGGCATTCAGCGGCAGATCAAATCTGCTTCACCGGATATCCACCCGGACCAAATGCCGACGAAAATGTTCACCCCAGCATCGGTTCGATCGTTTCGCGACAGTTGGGCGAGAGGGATGCCACACTGCCTTCCTATGTTATGATCCCACGGATGGTGCCAGGAACCAGCTCTGCCTATCTGGGAGTTGCCCATAAACCGTTTGAAACCCGTGCTGACCCAGCTAATCCTGGAAAATTCGAAATCCCCAACTTTTCACTGCCAGCAGGATTGACGCTCGAACACTTGGGTGACCGTAAGTATCTTCTCGGTTCTTTTGATCAAATCCAGCGCAACATGGATCAATCGGGGCAGTGGGCAGCTCAGGACCGTTACCACCGACAAGCATGGGAAATCCTTGGCTCTAATACTGCTCGCGATGCGTTTGACCTGGATCAGGAGCCTCCAGCTGTGCGTGAAAAATACGGCTGGCTACCTGCTTTTGACCCCAAAGCAAGCGATCGGTGCGGTTGTCCTGCCTGGAGCCAGCGAATTCTGCTGGCCCGCAGGTTAGTTGAGGCGGGAATTCCGTTGGTTACCGTTGATCTTCGCTGGTGGGATACCCACGTCAAGGGCTTTGAATCGCTCAAATTGGGCTTTCTGGAGCGGTGGGATATCGCATTCACCGCATTGATGGACGATTTGGAAGCTCGCGGATTGCTGGACCGCACCATGGTGCTGGCGTGGGGCGAATTTGGCCGCACCCCACGAGTGAACGCGAATGCTGGCCGTGACCATTATCCGAATGTCTTCAGTGCTGCGATTGCTGGTGGCGGCATTAAGGGGGGGAATGTCATTGGTGCATCGGATGCGAAAGGAGCTTTCCCAAAGTTAATGCCTGTGACACCCCAGGACGTGCTTGCGACAGTGTATCAGCACTTGGGGATCGATACCCATGCAGAATACATGAACAACGGACGTCCAGTTCCAGTGTTACCTTACGGGAAGCCCATTGAAGCACTGTTTTAA
- a CDS encoding UvrB/UvrC motif-containing protein — translation MLKCKYCTKIAKMHITEIPSGGGEYYDIHLCPECADTYLLKTSQFSESRDPMEESDAHCSTCGMTFLEFRNTGRLGCPHDYQVFREELLPLLESIHVAAIPRHVGKKPRRLPNIVNKRNQLDRLKRELQVAVSDEAYETAAKLRDQIRAIETE, via the coding sequence ATGTTAAAGTGCAAGTACTGCACCAAAATAGCGAAAATGCACATCACGGAAATCCCTAGTGGGGGTGGCGAATATTACGATATTCACTTATGCCCCGAGTGCGCAGACACCTATTTGTTAAAGACATCGCAATTTTCAGAGTCGCGTGATCCCATGGAAGAATCGGATGCCCACTGTTCGACCTGCGGTATGACGTTTCTTGAATTTCGTAACACTGGTCGACTTGGGTGCCCACATGACTACCAGGTATTTCGGGAAGAACTGCTGCCACTACTGGAAAGCATCCATGTGGCAGCCATTCCCAGACACGTGGGGAAAAAACCGCGTCGTTTACCGAATATTGTGAATAAACGCAACCAGCTTGATCGATTAAAACGAGAATTGCAAGTTGCAGTCAGTGATGAAGCGTATGAAACGGCGGCCAAATTACGCGATCAGATTCGTGCCATTGAAACCGAGTAA
- a CDS encoding UvrB/UvrC motif-containing protein, translating into MKCDYCSNNATVLITEIVKKVKHEVHLCDACARKKKLLNDQTPDVLQVPGLVNFLFGTSPSIAQPLAAAESCPDCGIDFHDFRTTGRFGCPNDYDYFRPLIFPLLEKIHNNAKQHIGKIPKRQQARLLHSKRAELKAQLVTAVREERYEDAAVIRDQLRAIEGHHDSE; encoded by the coding sequence ATGAAGTGCGATTATTGCTCGAACAATGCCACCGTCTTAATCACGGAAATCGTGAAAAAAGTAAAGCACGAAGTTCATTTGTGCGATGCCTGTGCCCGGAAAAAAAAATTGTTAAATGATCAGACTCCCGATGTGCTGCAAGTGCCTGGTTTGGTGAACTTTTTGTTTGGAACTTCACCCAGCATTGCACAACCGCTGGCTGCTGCTGAATCCTGCCCCGATTGTGGGATCGATTTTCACGATTTTCGAACCACCGGCAGATTTGGCTGCCCGAATGACTACGACTATTTTCGCCCACTTATTTTCCCATTATTAGAAAAAATTCATAATAATGCCAAACAGCACATTGGTAAAATCCCCAAACGCCAACAGGCACGCCTGCTTCATTCGAAACGCGCGGAATTAAAGGCACAGTTGGTGACAGCTGTGCGTGAAGAACGCTATGAAGATGCCGCTGTGATTCGAGATCAATTACGTGCGATTGAGGGACACCATGATTCTGAATGA
- a CDS encoding protein arginine kinase, translating into MILNELPSRLGEWLRGTGADADVVISTRIRLARNIAGLPFITRLNTTQKAEVETRITNLIANLGSDFPLHYVPVHLLDELDRQLLVERQLISRELANVIEGPRGVAFDDRESISLMINEEDQLRIQSIRSGFDLETAWNQIDRLDDEIESRIEYAFSEEFGYLTACPTNVGTGMRASVMLHLPALTMTKQIEMAFKALQRINLVVRGLYGEGSHALGDLFQISNQVTLGVSELACLNDIRTVIFEVIKYERMARNTLVREARQMLIDKIARALGTLQSATMMESQETLELLSAVRLGVQLQLISDFSVGNINLIFQQTQSAHLQKLRGSLLEGEARNFERATFVRKKLKDVRITAS; encoded by the coding sequence ATGATTCTGAATGAACTTCCGAGCCGTTTGGGTGAATGGCTCCGTGGCACTGGTGCGGACGCCGATGTGGTGATATCGACACGAATTCGGCTCGCACGTAACATCGCAGGCTTGCCTTTTATTACTCGCCTGAACACTACTCAGAAAGCCGAGGTAGAAACCAGGATTACGAATCTGATTGCCAACCTGGGTAGTGATTTTCCGCTGCATTATGTGCCAGTGCATTTGCTGGATGAGCTTGACCGCCAATTACTGGTGGAGCGACAACTGATCAGTCGGGAATTAGCGAATGTCATCGAAGGCCCACGTGGGGTGGCATTTGATGATCGGGAATCGATCAGCTTGATGATCAACGAAGAAGATCAATTGCGGATTCAGTCGATTCGCAGTGGCTTCGATCTGGAAACTGCATGGAATCAGATCGATCGGCTGGATGATGAAATTGAATCACGGATTGAGTATGCCTTTTCTGAAGAATTTGGCTACCTGACAGCCTGCCCCACCAATGTGGGTACGGGAATGCGTGCGAGCGTCATGCTGCACCTTCCAGCTCTGACGATGACCAAGCAGATTGAAATGGCCTTCAAGGCACTGCAACGCATTAATCTGGTAGTACGTGGCTTATACGGAGAGGGGAGCCATGCCCTGGGGGATCTTTTTCAGATTTCGAACCAGGTTACCCTGGGCGTGAGTGAGCTGGCCTGCCTGAACGACATCCGCACGGTAATTTTCGAAGTAATCAAGTACGAACGGATGGCACGGAACACGCTGGTTCGTGAAGCAAGGCAAATGCTGATCGACAAGATTGCTCGCGCGTTGGGAACCCTGCAATCAGCTACCATGATGGAATCTCAGGAAACTCTGGAATTGCTTTCTGCGGTGCGGCTTGGTGTGCAATTGCAGTTAATCAGCGATTTTTCGGTAGGCAACATTAACCTTATTTTTCAACAAACTCAATCGGCCCATTTACAAAAGCTCCGTGGGTCGTTGCTGGAAGGGGAAGCCCGCAATTTTGAACGAGCAACATTTGTCCGAAAGAAATTGAAAGACGTTCGGATTACTGCCTCGTGA